TAGATATAGATttggttgaaacttgaaaaaaagtttttaaagttgttttaaaaaataattttggaagTAGAAATTATTTAATTTGAAACAAAGTTAAAgttttgagagtaaaagaaatCTTTTTACCTATAAACTACCCTAAACCAGTTTTTAGGAACTATaaatttttttccaatttttttttttttaagaaaactaATCATTTTCTatacacaaaaaatattttaattttttctattttgaaaaaaaaaaacagccAAATTTATGGTTAGACGGGAGCTTAGGTTCATCACTACAACTGAGATCATTATCTCACTTTTTTCTTTTGCTATGAATTGTTAGCACAATACCCCATTTGTCCATTCTAACATCTTTATATATTTTATGataatttaatttgaagtttttattttactcttttaGACAAATTTTTTTAGTCTCAAAAATGTCAAGATAGAATTAATACTacaaattttaaaattatttatttctttcttaaattttgtATCATTACTCCACAAAGAAATACTTTTCCCCTAATTTTAAGAGATTGTTATGCAAAATAGCCGATCGAAACTGTTTATTTCTAACTGGTATACCTAAATTATGTATTTGACTACATacgattatacatatattatacattcaTCAGCTTTTTTTAGTTTAAGCGGTTGGACGGGTGGCTATTTAGATCCACGCCTACCCGGGACAGCTGGACTGGCCCCACCAaagccaaaaatgaaaataataaacTAACTAAAAAAGGAGTGACAACCTAAAAAGATGAAAAAGGAGAGTATGTCAGCACAAATCTTGACATTCCGTGATCACCTATTACATCATTCTTTCTATAATTTATCTCTATAAAAACCTCTTATTCTTCACTCTCTTTATTCATTCATATCAACAAACAAACCATTAATTAATAAAGAGAGTgatagaaagaagaagaaaaaagagaaagaatttTATGGCATCATCAAGAAATGTGCAAAGTAAAATGATTGCGAGGAGAAAGCTTCATTATTTACGAACCCTAACCAACTCCAAATCAGTAATACTAATATTATTCTTTAGCTTTTCTCATTAAACTGAATAcaatattttgatttattttatacctttttttcctttaatcactttaaattttcaaaataatGGAGTaccaaaaaaatagtaaaaaaaactGCTTAattgttttttctcttttttgaagGTGAAAAAGAGCTCTATCATCTTGGATGCCTTTGTTTACATCCTCAAGCTGAGACTCCAGCTAGAAGCCATTCAAGGAGAGTATCACCACCTCTTAAACCATGTCCaggtactatatatatatatatatatatatatatatatatatatatatatatatataattgtgctTACTTTTTACTTCCTCCATTTCATTTATTAGAGCAGCGTTTTGACTGGATAGAGAGTTTAAAAAAATTATAGcacatacaaaaaaaatatatcgtTGTAACTTGTGGTATTAGATATATAATGAAATTTTTATCGCTAGAACATAACATGTCATTTAAGGATGCCAGTCTTTTTGAAACCGGCTAAAAAGAAAATTCGTATTTTACgaaaataaaaatactaaaaGTTTCTTTGCAACATGTGATTTTAGACATATTATGATATTCTAGATAGAGAGTTTAAATAAAATTTATCACACGCATAAAAAAATACCTTTGCAACCTATGGTATTAGATATATCATGACATTTTTATCGCTAGAATGTAACATGTCATTTAAGGACAAAATGAAAAatctaaaattaaaatattttaaaatataaaaagatGTCGATCTTTTTGTAACAGACTATAAGAAAATCTAGTATTTTATAAAATGAAAATACTTATAAGTACCTTTGCAATTTGTGATTTTAGACATATCATCATATTTTTGTAGCTAGAGCATGTTATATGAGGACGAAAAAGGAAGTTTtgagttaaaatatttttaaatatagttGAATCGAGGAGGTCACATGTTCAAGCCATGGAAATAGCCTcatgcagaaatgcagggtaaggctgcatacaatagacTATTGTGGTCCGGTCCTTCCTCGAATCCTGcgtatagcgggagcttagtgcaccgggctgcccttttttagTTGAACCGAGGGTTTGTCGGAAACTGTCtatctaccttcacaaggtagggatAAGATTTGCATTCACACTACTTTTTTTATACCCCACTTGTAGGATTACAGTAAATTTTTTtcttattgttattgttattattgttatttttaaatataaaaggtGTCAGTCTTACGAAagaattgtgtgatttttttttattttaggaaGTGAAGGTGGAGAAGTTAATTGAGAAAAGATTTGTGGTGAAAGTGACTtgcaaaaagggaaaagaaatgctAGTTTCAATTTTAGAGGCATTTGAAGAAATGAAACTGAATGTTGTTCAAGCTAGGGTTACCAGCAGATACTTTTTTGGAATGGAAGCAATTGTGGAAACTGAAGATGAAGCTTTGGATGTAAGAGTTGTGACTAAAGCAGTTCAATTGGCAATCCAGAAGTAAATCGTACGTAGAGATATCAAagtaaaaatctttaaaaatattCTTGTTTGGAGCAA
This genomic stretch from Nicotiana sylvestris chromosome 9, ASM39365v2, whole genome shotgun sequence harbors:
- the LOC104228219 gene encoding uncharacterized protein → MCKVKKSSIILDAFVYILKLRLQLEAIQGEYHHLLNHVQEVKVEKLIEKRFVVKVTCKKGKEMLVSILEAFEEMKLNVVQARVTSRYFFGMEAIVETEDEALDVRVVTKAVQLAIQK